The following coding sequences lie in one Aspergillus puulaauensis MK2 DNA, chromosome 3, nearly complete sequence genomic window:
- the KES1 gene encoding OSBP family protein (COG:T;~EggNog:ENOG410PH58;~InterPro:IPR037239,IPR000648,IPR018494;~PFAM:PF01237;~go_function: GO:0008289 - lipid binding [Evidence IEA]) has translation MSSKEAGSGLSSQNKTTWSSFLKSIASFNGDLSSLTAPPFILSSTSLTEYSAYWAEHPALFVAPAQETDPEKRALAVLRWFLSTLRQQYCSRSEKLGSEKKPLNPFLGELFIGKWDGDENVGETSLISEQVSHHPPATAYAIRNEKHGVQLQGYNAQKASFSSTIYVKQIGHALYTVTPPSADKNDPSQQEKYVITLPHLHVESLIYGTPFMELEKSTYIVSNTGYTSKIHYSGKGWLSGKKNTFTASLYKESEGEKKPLYTVEGQWSNSFTIKDARAKKDVETLAVSELKTTPLTLAPIEEQDLYESRRAWRDVAANIETGNMDAVSTAKGKIENAQRELRKVEKSEGREWERRFFDRVEENSDPEFLDLARKAGLTSLESDKTGGVWRFNAEKAAGAKPPYHKIGGEGLGVPQ, from the exons ATGTCTTCCAAGGAAGCTGGATCCGGCTTGTCAAGCCAGAATAAAACTACGTGGTCGAGTTTTCTCAAG TCAATCGCTTCTTTCAACGGCGACCTCTCTTCCTTGACCGCACCCCCCTTCATCCTTTCTAGTACCTCTTTGACCGAATACTCTGCCTACTGGGCTGAGCACCCCGCCCTGTTCGTCGCCCCAGCACAAGAAACCGACCCTGAGAAGCGAGCCCTCGCCGTTCTGAGATGGTTCCTCAGCACCCTTCGCCAGCAGTACTGCAGCCGCAGCGAAAAACTGGGTAGCGAGAAGAAGCCTCTGAATCCGTTCCTCGGAGAGCTCTTTATTGGCAagtgggatggcgatgaaaACGTGGGCGAGACCAGCTTGATCAGTGAACAAGTTAG CCACCACCCCCCGGCGACTGCCTACGCGATTCGGAACGAGAAACATGGTGTTCAG CTGCAAGGATACAACGCCCAGAAGGCCTCGTTTTCCAGCACTATTTACGTCAAACAGATCGGCCATGCCTTGTATACCGTTACCCCGCCTTCTGCAGACAAGAACGACCCATCTCAGCAAGAGAAATATGTTATTACCCTCCCGCACCTCCACGTCGAATCGCTGATCTACGGAACACCATTCATGGAGCTCGAAAAATCGACCTACATCGTCAGCAACACCGGCTATACCTCAAAGATCCACTACTCGGGCAAGGGCTGGCTGAGCGGCAAGAAAAACACCTTCACCGCTAGTCTATACAAGGAGAGTGAGGGCGAAAAGAAGCCTCTATATACCGTTGAAGGCCAATGGtccaactccttcaccatcaagGACGCCCGGGCCAAGAAAGACGTCGAGACCCTGGCAGTGAGTGAGCTGAAAACCACCCCGCTCACCCTCGCGCCCATCGAAGAACAAGACCTCTACGAAAGCCGCCGCGCCTGGCGCGACGTCGCAGCAAACATCGAAACCGGAAACATGGATGCGGTCTCTACAGCCAAGGGCAAGATCGAGAACGCGCAGCGCGAACTCCGCAAGGTCGAGAAATCCGAGGGCCGCGAATGGGAGCGTCGCTTCTTCGACCGTGTCGAGGAGAACTCCGACCCAGAATTCCTGGATCTTGCACGGAAGGCTGGCCTCACCTCTTTGGAGAGCGACAAGACAGGCGGCGTGTGGCGATTCAACGCAGAGAAGGCGGCTGGTGCGAAGCCTCCCTACCACAAGATTGGTGGCGAGGGTCTGGGTGTGCCGCAGTGA
- the FBA1 gene encoding fructose-bisphosphate aldolase FBA1 (BUSCO:EOG092635YY;~COG:G;~EggNog:ENOG410PGPF;~InterPro:IPR000771,IPR006411,IPR013785;~PFAM:PF01116;~go_function: GO:0003824 - catalytic activity [Evidence IEA];~go_function: GO:0004332 - fructose-bisphosphate aldolase activity [Evidence IEA];~go_function: GO:0008270 - zinc ion binding [Evidence IEA];~go_function: GO:0016832 - aldehyde-lyase activity [Evidence IEA];~go_process: GO:0005975 - carbohydrate metabolic process [Evidence IEA];~go_process: GO:0006096 - glycolytic process [Evidence IEA]) yields MGVLEKLSRKAGVIVGDDVLRLFEYAQEKNFAIPAINVTSSSTVISSLEAARDQNCPVILQLSQGGAAFFAGKGVSNDGQAASIAGGIAAAHFIRSIAPAYGIPVVLHTDHCAKKLLPWLDGLLDADEAYFKQHGEPLYSSHMIDLSEEPVDYNIQTTAAYLKRAAPLKQWLEMEIGITGGEEDGVNNEDVDNNSLYTQPEDILAIHNALAPISPYFSIAAGFGNVHGVYKPGNVRLHPELLSKHQAYVKEKIGSKKDKPIFFVFHGGSGSSKEEYKEAISYGVVKVNVDTDMQYAYLTGVRDYVLGKKDYLLSTVGNPDGEDKPNKKYFDPRVWIREGEKTMSKRVQVALEDFNTAGKL; encoded by the exons ATGGGTGTCCTCGAGAAGCTCTCCCGCAAGGCCGGTGTCATCGTCGGTGATGACGTTCTCCGTCTCTTCGAGTACGCTCAGGAGAAGAACTTTGCCATCCCCGCCATT AACGtcacctcctcttccactgtCATCTCTTCCCTCGAGGCCGCTCGCGACCAGAACTGCCCCGtcatcctccagctctctcAGGGTGGTGCTGCTTTCTTCGCTGGCAAG GGTGTCAGCAATGACGGCCAGGCCGCTTCCATCGCCGGTGGTATCGCCGCTGCTCACTTCATCCGCAGCATCGCCCCCGCCTACGGCATCCCCGTCGTCCTTCACACCGACCACTGCGCCAAGAAGCTCCTCCCTTGGCTCGATGGCCTTCTGGACGCCGATGAGGCCTACTTCAAGCAGCACGGCGAGCCCCTCTACTCCTCTCACATGATTGATCTGTCTGAGGAGCCCGTCGACTACAACATCCAGACCACCGCCGCCTACCTCAAGCGTGCTGCCCCCTTGAAGCAGTGGCTCGAGATG GAAATCGGTATCAccggtggtgaggaggaCGGTGTCAACAACGAGGACGTTGACAACAACTCTCTCTACACTCAGCCCGAGgacatcctcgccatccacAACGCTCTCGCCCCCATCAGCCCCTACTTCTCTATTGCCGCTGGTTTCGGTAACGTCCACGGTGTCTACAAGCCCGGAAACGTCCGTCTCCACCCCGAACTCCTCAGCAAGCACCAGGCCTAcgtcaaggagaagatcggctccaagaaggacaagcccatcttcttcgtcttccacgGTGGCTCCGGCTCCTCCAAGGAAGAGTACAAGGAGGCCATCAGCTACGGTGTCGTCAAGGTCAACGTTGACACCGACATGCAGTACGCTTACCTCACTGGTGTCCGTGACTACGTCCTCGGCAAGAAGGACTACCTCCTGTCGACTGTCGGCAACCCTGACGGCGAGGACAAGCCCAACAAGAAGTACTTCGACCCCCGTGTGTGGATCCGCGAGGGTGAGAAAACCATGAGCAAGCGTGTCCAGGTCGCTCTCGAGGACTTCAACACTGCTGGCAAGCTGTAA
- a CDS encoding uncharacterized protein (COG:G;~EggNog:ENOG410PFUJ;~InterPro:IPR024671,IPR036259;~PFAM:PF11700;~TransMembrane:11 (o105-127i139-158o170-193i238-256o262-282i319-342o354-375i387-406o418-436i448-471o483-504i)) — MVSNETTVPPPNTERVEAEQEQDEYDHLFGAEQDSFDAPTTTRKELWSYYLYYNGDNGVGPLSYTQALFQWALNGSGWQPGTNPKKPCTDSSPCVVPWAGGTRSVSSVVLIANGLSFTFMTIIFVWFGSAADYGSFGRWLLLALTIVCWSLQYGMLAIREPAQWPAAMGMYIVTYVAYGATLVFYAAVFPKLARYMPHVRKAREEDLREGRMGQEEYDAVESLERNHISNISTAHSNIGYLAVLLINLSVLLPMQGNNYANNLAICLTNSYWVVLGVWWFIFQQKRPGPKVPEGSSYATIGFKQIWLALRKIRTLPQLVLYYIAYFLLADGLNTTGTLVSIIQNNFINFSFLQLTYLGIAQSACSITSTFGFWYFQKYFKVRTKRMFLFTNFFSVLIPLWGMLGLWTQRIGYHNRWEFYFYNIIFGLFQAPYYAYAQTMISELMPPGYDNMFFALFGITNRASSIIGPNVIQAIINDTQNNWMGFPFLFAVCAAAMIAIAFVDVEKGREDGRRFVQAHRGTAGRAQTGVAGSETGGKGTPVRTTERVAEVGSGHSSDIARDE; from the exons ATGGTATCGAATGAAACTACAGTACCCCCTCCAAACACTGAGCGAGTCGAGGCAGAACAAGAGCAGGATGAATATGACCACCTGTTTGGGGCTGAACAGGACTCTTTCGATGCCCCGACGACCACCCGGAAGGAATTGTGGTCGTACTATCTCTATTATAATG GCGACAACGGTGTAGGCCCTCTCTCTTATACCCAGGCATT ATTCCAATGGGCCCTAAACGGCTCGGGGTGGCAACCAGGCACAAACCCCAAGAAACCCTGCACCGACTCCTCACCCTGCGTGGTGCCCTGGGCCGGCGGCACACGCAGCGTCTCCTCTGTCGTCTTAATCGCCAACGGGCTCAGCTTCACCTTCATGACCATAATATTCGTATGGTTCGGGAGCGCCGCCGACTACGGCTCCTTCGGGCGGTGGCTGCTCCTTGCGCTGACGATTGTGTGCTGGTCGCTGCAGTATGGAATGTTGGCGATTCGAGAGCCTGCCCAGTGGCCGGCGGCTATGGGGATGTATATCGTGACGTATGTTGCGTACGGCGCGACGCTGGTCTTCTATGCGGCTGTTTTCCCGAAGCTGGCGAGGTATATGCCGCATGTGAGGAAGGCGCGCGAGGAGGATTTGAGAgaggggaggatgggtcAGGAGGAGTATGATGCTGTTGAGTCGTTGGAGAGGAATCATATCTC GAATATTTCGACTGCCCATAGTAATATTGGTTACTTGGCTGTGCTGCTTATCAACCTTAGTGTGCTACTGCCGATGCAGGGGAACAATTATGCGAATAACTTGGCTATCTGTTTGACTAACTCAT ATTGGGTCGTCCTAGGAGTATGGTGGTTCATATTCCAGCAAAAGCGACCTGGACCCAAAGTCCCAGAGGGCTCAAGCTATGCAACTATAGGCTTCAAGCAGATCTGGCTTGCGTTGAGAAAAATCCGTACTCTACCCCAGCTCGTTCTTTATTATATCGCCTACTTTCTCCTCGCCGATGGGCTAAACACGACTG GGACATTGGTATCAATTATCCAGAACAACTTTATCAACTTCTCGTTCCTCCAATTAACCTACCTTGGGATTGCCCAGTCCGCATGCTCGATTACCTCAACGTTCGGCTTCTGGTATTTCCAAAAATACTTCAAAGTCCGGACCAAGCGTATGTTTCTATTCACCAATTTCTTCAGCGTGCTCATTCCTCTTTGGGGGATGTTGGGTCTTTGGACACAGCGCATTGGCTATCATAACCGG TGGGaattttacttttataatatcatATTCGGGCTTTTTCAAGCTCCATACTACGCT TACGCCCAAACAATGATTAGCGAGCTCATGCCACCGGGCTACGATAACATGTTCTTCGCTCTATTCGGAATTACAAACCGTGCC TCATCCATAATCGGCCCCAACGTCATCCAGGCAATCATCAACGATACTCAGAATAACTGGATGGGGTTCCCATTTCTGTTCGCTGTTTGCGCGGCTGCGATGATCGCTATTGCGTTTGTTGATGTCGAGAAGGGCCGTGAGGACGGGCGTAGGTTTGTACAGGCGCATCGAGGGACTGCTGGCCGGGCCCAAACTGGTGTGGCGGGATCTGAGACTGGGGGGAAGGGGACTCCTGTTCGGACTACTGAAAGGGTTGCTGAAGTTGGAAGCGGCCATTCATCGGACATCGCAAGAGACGAGTGA
- a CDS encoding uncharacterized protein (COG:S;~EggNog:ENOG410Q2J1;~InterPro:IPR011990,IPR019734;~PFAM:PF13176;~go_function: GO:0005515 - protein binding [Evidence IEA]), whose amino-acid sequence MAPVPIAKIQESEYPFDLGTFGRPITTSNPSTQTWFNRGLTWVYTFNHKEAVTCFEQAIAHDESCAIAHWGLAYALGPNYNYAWEFFGENLADAVRRTYEASQRALALAATATPIEQALIKAIQARFPSDKPVDNMEQYAAQNRAYADAMEGVYDAFGADDLDVAALYADSIMSLTPWKLWDLKTGKPNPGTRTLDAKRVLEVALRDKRASKHPGLLHFYIHLIEMSPTPELGLVAGDHLRELVPDSGHANHMPSHLDVLVGDYRAAIRANQRATIADEKYLAHEGAMNFYSNYRMHNYHTLIYAAMFAGQKDVALDAVDRMEATLPNELLVSMADFIEVFLSVRPHVMVRFGMWDEIINNLPVPQDPVLYCVTTAMTYYAKGVAQAAKGHVDEAVKYRELYQAAAKAVPETRLDFPNKCVDILGVASAMLDGEIEYRKENYDAAFSHLAHAVELDDGLGYSEPWSWMQPVRHAYAALLLEQNHVEEALAIYRTDLGLDDTVLRARKHLNNVWALQGYHECLVRLGRTAEASVIEPQLKLAVAVADVDVKSSCFCRRDTEAAPDLLGCCH is encoded by the coding sequence ATGGCCCCCGTCCCCATAGCCAAAATACAAGAATCAGAATACCCATTCGACCTCGGCACCTTCGGTCGCCCCATAACaacctccaacccctccacccaaACCTGGTTCAACCGCGGCCTAACATGGGTCTACACCTTCAACCACAAAGAAGCCGTAACGTGCTTCGAGCAGGCCATCGCACACGATGAGTCCTGCGCAATAGCCCACTGGGGCCTCGCGTACGCCCTCGGTCCAAATTACAACTACGCCTGGGAGTTCTTCGGCGAGAATCTAGCCGATGCCGTACGCCGCACGTACGAGGCGTCACAGCGCGCATTGGCCCTCGCGGCTACCGCGACGCCGATTGAACAGGCGTTGATAAAAGCCATTCAGGCAAGATTCCCGAGCGATAAGCCCGTGGATAACATGGAGCAGTATGCAGCGCAGAACCGGGCGTACGCTGACGCGATGGAGGGCGTATATGACGCCTTCGGGGCGGACGATCTGGATGTTGCAGCGCTGTACGCAGACTCGATTATGAGTCTGACGCCGTGGAAATTGTGGGATTTGAAAACGGGGAAGCCGAACCCGGGGACCAGGACATTAGATGCGAAGAGGGTGCTTGAGGTCGCGCTGCGTGATAAGCGCGCGTCCAAGCATCCCGGTTTACTCCATTTCTATATCCACCTGATTGAGATGTCGCCGACGCCGGAGCTGGGTCTTGTCGCGGGCGATCATCTCCGTGAACTCGTTCCTGATTCTGGGCATGCGAACCATATGCCTTCGCATCTGGATGTGCTGGTTGGTGATTACAGGGCGGCGATTCGGGCGAACCAGCGCGCGACCATCGCCGATGAGAAATATCTAGCCCACGAAGGCGCAATGAATTTCTACTCCAACTACCGCATGCACAACTACCACACGCTGATCTACGCGGCGATGTTTGCCGGCCAGAAAGACGTTGCGCTGGATGCCGTGGACCGCATGGAAGCGACGCTTCCCAATGAGCTCCTCGTCAGCATGGCGGATTTTATAGAGGTGTTCCTATCCGTCCGCCCGCATGTAATGGTCCGCTTCGGCATGTGGGATGAAATCATTAACAACCTGCCCGTGCCCCAAGACCCGGTTCTGTACTGCGTCACGACCGCAATGACATACTACGCCAAGGGCGTCGCGCAAGCGGCGAAAGGGCATGTCGATGAAGCGGTGAAATATAGAGAGCTGTACCAGGCCGCGGCGAAAGCAGTCCCGGAGACAAGACTCGACTTCCCGAATAAATGCGTTGACATTCTAGGCGTCGCGTCTGCCATGCTGGATGGCGAGATCGAATATAGAAAGGAAAACTACGACGCCGCGTTCTCGCATCTTGCGCACGCCGTTGAACTCGATGATGGCCTGGGGTATAGCGAGCCGTGGAGCTGGATGCAGCCTGTGCGTCATGCGTACGCGGCCTTGCTTCTGGAGCAGAATCATGTTGAAGAGGCGCTTGCTATTTACAGGACTGACCTGGGTTTGGATGATACTGTGCTCCGGGCGCGCAAGCATTTGAATAATGTTTGGGCGCTGCAGGGGTATCATGAGTGCTTGGTACGGCTGGGACGCACGGCTGAAGCGAGTGTTATTGAGCCCCAGTTGAAacttgctgttgctgttgcagatgttgatgtcAAGTCGTCGTGTTTCTGTCGGAGGGATACAGAAGCGGCGCCGGATTTGCTTGGGTGCTGCCATTAA
- a CDS encoding uncharacterized protein (COG:I,J,T;~EggNog:ENOG410PKS2;~InterPro:IPR023631,IPR036928,IPR020556;~PFAM:PF01425) — MTKDQPQEQTWQAIASARRKQLDLLIPTEWKLSDEFKASLPADGRLIQADPARKSGILSETELDITENYSAAQLLERLARSEVSSLAVTTAFCKRAAIAQQLTSCLTEHFFSQALERAKYLDEYLSREGKVIGPLHGLPISIKETFRVKGIHTTVGYVSFLDNGLATENSALVDLLLDLGAVLYVKTNIPQTLMTADSDNNIYGRTLNPNNTNLTAGGSSGGEGALIAFRGSILGVGTDVAGSIRIPALCCGVYGFKPTTGRVPFAGQVTGVAEETPMIEPSAGPLAQTFDDLELFMSTVSNAEPWRYDATAASVPWNGQKESRSVLTIGVLPEDPHFPFHPPVKRALESAVEALEKKGHRIVRLPDVTTRGTAHAMRLAFHYFTYGPRPDNLSASGEPPVSSVAKIQLTSPMFSGPAFLGEEDIGVFEQIATLSIARKKLGDEWRKAIVENNLDVVLAPGAQNTAVPHDTYGWPPYTTLWNLLNYPACIIPYGKASRELDPEPLVLEETGQPNYDPVAVDGAPCALQVVAPRFQDEKCLSAARIIDLDIRS; from the exons ATGACAAAAGACCAACCCCAAGAGCAAACTTGGCAAGCTATTGCTTCTGCGCGGCGCAAACAGTTGGATCTCTTGATCCCAACAGAATGGAAATTGAGCGATGAATTCAAGGCTTCACTCCCTGCGGATGGCCGGCTGATACAGGCGGACCCCGCACGGAAGAGTGGGATTCTCTCAGAGACGGAACTGGATATCACAGAGAACTATTCGGCTGCTCAGCTCCTCGAGCGACTTGCACGGAGCGAAGTCAGTTCTTTGGCTGTTACAACGGCGTTCTGCAAAAGGGCGGCCATTGCGCAGCAGTTG ACTTCATGCCTGACGGAGCATTTCTTTTCCCAAGCCCTAGAGCGAGCTAAGTATCTTGATGAGTATCTTAGTCGGGAAGGAAAAGTTATTGGCCCGCTACATGGTCTCCCGATCAGTATCAAGGAGACCTTCCGCGTCAAGGGCATTCATACGACTGTGGGCTATGTATCATTCTTAGATAATGGACTGGCAACTGAGAATTCGGCACTGGTAGACTTGTTGCTTGATCTAGGCGCGGTTCTATATGTGAAGACAAATATTCCGCAGACCCTGATG ACTGCCGACTCTGACAACAACATCTACGGCCGGACCTTGAATccaaacaacaccaacctcACTGCAGGAGGGTCGAGCGGTGGTGAAGGGGCCCTTATAGCCTTCCGAGGCTCTATCCTGGGCGTGGGAACCGACGTCGCCGGGTCCATTCGCATCCCGGCTCTTTGCTGCGGCGTGTATGGCTTCAAACCAACGACCGGCCGCGTCCCCTTTGCAGGGCAAGTAACTGGTGTCGCAGAGGAAACACCGATGATAGAGCCATCAGCAGGGCCGCTAGCCCAAACcttcgatgatctcgagcTATTCATGTCCACCGTTTCGAACGCAGAGCCTTGGAGATACGATGCCACTGCGGCTTCGGTGCCTTGGAACGGCCAGAAAGAGTCTCGATCTGTTCTGACAATCGGCGTACTCCCAGAAGACCCCCACTTTCCTTTTCACCCACCCGTCAAAAGGGCACTGGAATCCGCTGTTGAAGCCCTCGAGAAAAAGGGCCACCGTATCGTCCGACTGCCTGACGTGACGACCCGAGGCACTGCACACGCAATGCGCCTGGCGTTCCATTATTTCACATATGGTCCGCGGCCTGACAATTTGAGTGCCAGCGGAGAACCACCCGTGTCATCCGTAGCTAAGATCCAGCTCACGTCGCCCATGTTTTCAGGACCTGCTTTCCTGGGTGAGGAAGATATTGGGGTCTTTGAGCAAATAGCCACCCTGAGCATTGCGCGCAAGAAACTGGGCGACGAGTGGCGTAAGGCTATTGTAGAGAACAACCTGGATGTCGTTCTGGCTCCGGGTGCGCAGAATACAGCGGTGCCGCATGATACGTACGGATGGCCACCGTATACTACTCTTTGGAACTTGCTCAAT TATCCCGCATGCATCATCCCATACGGGAAAGCGTCAAGGGAGCTCGATCCTGAGCCTCTGGTGTTGGAAGAGACTGGCCAGCCGAATT ATGACCCTGTAGCGGTGGACGGTGCCCCGTGTGCTCTTCAGGTTGTGGCGCCCCGGTTCCAGGACGAAAAGTGTCTTTCTGCAGCGAGGATAATTGATCTGGATATTCGCTCTTGA